In Oryza brachyantha chromosome 1, ObraRS2, whole genome shotgun sequence, the following are encoded in one genomic region:
- the LOC102702332 gene encoding uncharacterized protein LOC102702332 gives MELQQESSDAGTLFSAASRNLSSSSSAFVSANQSPFFTPRCLSARVPDHAHPDNNNSLNGTVLKIGDILSNDALIQRKQLPSATVGLLTSDVSPPPSLCTSSNFDIPAIVYNNPSFISTFSDPCQGSSSATSTGVRSTRKEKHRRQWGLYRKSSSSQPTTSATSINRLRCFDVYIGFHGRKASLLRFTNWLRAELEIHGISSFASDRSRCRSSHSHDTIERIMNASTYGVVILTRKSFGNPYTIEELRNFFGKKNLIPIFFDLGASDCLSRDIIEKRGELWERHGGELWMLYGGMEQEWRESVDALSRVSDVQLEANDGNWRHCILQTIILLATKLGRRSVVDRVNRWRGRVEKEEFPFPRNDDFVGRKKELSELELILFGDVSGDGEREYFEIKTKQRRKGLLIGRSVNNYEQVNTDESKGKEPVLWKETKENIEMQRLGSPLRHGRPFRTKNDGRYGRKKRCRKILYGKGIACISGESGIGKTELVLEYAYRFSQRYKMVLWVRGESRYIRQNYLALRTFLEVDLSVDNHLHEKGSDRCFEEQEDEAIAKIRQELMRDIPFLVIIDNLESEKDWWDKRVITDLLPHFGGETHFIITTRLSRVMNLEPMKLSYLSGAEAMSLMKGGVKDYPLVEIDALKAIEEKLGRLTLGLGIVGAILSELPITPSRLLDTLSRTLPIRDFTWNERDALGLKNHEILVRLLDVCLSIFDHADGPRSLATRMIQVCGWFAPSAVPIPMLALAAHKVPKKHRRGPRWRKWWRTVTCGLATSRMKKSEAEAAAMLMRFGIARCSTKPEHVQFHDLIRLYACKRGGTRTVQAVVQSIYLRGSIKQSSEHLWAACFMIFGFGSDPLLVEPRPSELIFFVKQIVVPLAINTFITYSRCNAALELLRLCTEALERAADSMLSHAGKWRETPFSCFRPTQSEAQYTCLWQELALLKASVLETRAKLMLRGGQYDTGDDLIRKAIFILTSICGEHHPNTVSARETLSKLTRLLTNVQLS, from the coding sequence ATGGAGCTTCAGCAGGAAAGCTCAGATGCCGGGACTTTGTTCTCCGCGGCATCAAGGAACCTATCATCTTCTTCATCAGCATTTGTTTCTGCGAATCAGTCACCTTTCTTCACGCCACGATGTCTATCTGCTCGTGTTCCAGATCACGCACATCCTGATAACAATAATTCCTTGAATGGCACTGTGCTGAAAATTGGTGATATTCTCTCCAATGATGCCCTGATACAGCGGAAGCAATTACCATCAGCCACTGTTGGGTTATTGACGTCGGATgtttctcctcctcctagcCTTTGTACTTCAAGCAATTTTGACATTCCAGCAATTGTCTATAACAATCCTAGTTTCATTTCCACCTTCAGTGATCCATGTCAAGGTAGTTCATCAGCAACAAGCACAGGAGTCCGTTCAACTCGGAAGGAGAAGCATAGAAGACAGTGGGGATTATATCGGAAATCTTCATCTTCTCAACCTACAACATCAGCTACCTCCATTAATAGGCTTCGGTGCTTTGATGTGTACATAGGATTTCATGGTCGTAAGGCTTCACTGCTGAGGTTCACAAATTGGCTCCGTGCAGAGCTTGAGATACATGGAATCAGCTCTTTTGCTTCTGACAGGTCTAGATGCCGGAGTTCTCACAGCCATGATACTATTGAGAGGATCATGAATGCTTCCACATATGGAGTTGTCATCCTCACGAGAAAGTCATTTGGCAATCCGTATACCATTGAGGAGCTCAGGAACTTCTTTGGCAAGAAAAATCTGATCCCTATATTCTTTGACTTGGGTGCTTCTGATTGCCTTTCCAGAGATATTAttgagaagagaggagaactGTGGGAGAGGCATGGTGGTGAGCTCTGGATGTTATATGGTGGAATGGAACAGGAGTGGAGGGAATCAGTTGATGCTCTTTCTCGGGTGTCAGATGTGCAATTAGAAGCAAATGATGGTAATTGGAGGCATTGCATACTGCAAACAATCATTCTTTTGGCCACAAAATTGGGCAGGAGAAGTGTGGTTGATCGAGTGAATAGGTGGAGAGGGAGGGTGGAGAAGGAAGAATTCCCTTTCCCTCGCAATGATGATTTTGTTGGTAGGAAAAAAGAGCTCTCAGAGTTGGAgcttattttatttggtgATGTGAGCGGAGATGGGGAAAGAGAGTATTTTGAGATCAAGACGAAGCAGAGAAGAAAGGGCCTTCTAATTGGACGGTCTGTTAACAACTATGAGCAAGTAAATACTGATGAGAGTAAAGGAAAGGAGCCAGTGTTGTGGAAGGAGACCAAGGAAAACATTGAGATGCAGAGACTGGGCAGTCCATTACGACATGGGAGACCATTTAGAACAAAAAATGATGGCAGGTATGGGAGGAAGAAAAGATGTAGGAAGATACTCTATGGAAAGGGTATTGCCTGCATATCAGGGGAATCTGGAATTGGCAAGACAGAATTGGTTTTGGAGTATGCATACAGGTTCTCCCAGAGATATAAGATGGTCTTATGGGTCAGAGGAGAAAGCAGGTACATCCGACAAAACTATTTAGCTTTGCGGACTTTTTTGGAAGTTGATTTAAGTGTTGATAATCACTTGCATGAGAAAGGAAGTGACCGATGCTTTGAAGAGCAGGAAGACGAAGCAATCGCCAAAATACGGCAAGAACTGATGCGGGACATACCGTTTTTAGTTATCATTGATAATTTGGAGAGTGAGAAAGACTGGTGGGATAAGAGAGTTATAACAGACCTTCTCCCACATTTTGGTGGAGAGACCCACTTCATCATAACAACACGCCTTTCACGTGTGATGAACTTGGAGCCAATGAAGCTTTCTTATTTGTCCGGTGCTGAGGCAATGTCTTTGATGAAGGGAGGTGTCAAGGATTATCCACTGGTGGAAATTGATGCGCTAAAGGCAATTGAAGAAAAGCTTGGGAGACTCACTCTTGGCCTTGGTATTGTGGGAGCCATACTTTCAGAGCTTCCAATCACTCCGAGTAGGCTTCTTGACACATTGAGTCGAACTCTTCCCATAAGAGATTTTACTTGGAATGAGAGAGATGCTCTCGGTTTGAAAAATCATGAAATCCTCGTTCGGCTCCTGGATGTCTGCCTATCGATATTTGACCATGCTGATGGTCCTAGGAGCTTGGCAACCCGGATGATTCAAGTGTGTGGTTGGTTTGCACCTTCTGCAGTTCCAATACCTATGTTGGCCTTGGCTGCACATAAAGTCCCGAAGAAGCACCGGAGGGGTCCAAGGTGGAGGAAGTGGTGGCGAACAGTTACTTGTGGCTTGGCTACATCTAGGATGAAGAAATCTGAAGCTGAAGCGGCTGCAATGCTGATGAGGTTTGGTATTGCCAGATGCAGCACAAAGCCTGAACATGTACAGTTCCATGATCTGATCAGGCTATATGCTTGCAAGCGAGGAGGGACACGAACAGTACAAGCTGTTGTCCAATCAATCTACCTCCGAGGCTCAATTAAACAGTCTTCCGAGCACCTGTGGGCTGCCTGCTTCATGATTTTTGGATTTGGTTCTGATCCTTTGCTGGTAGAACCAAGGCCATCTGAGTTAATTTTCTTTGTGAAGCAGATTGTTGTGCCCCTTGCAATCAACACATTCATCACCTATTCCCGATGTAATGCAGCTCTAGAGCTGCTGCGGCTATGCACCGAGGCATTGGAGCGTGCAGCTGACTCAATGCTTTCTCATGCTGGCAAATGGAGAGAAACACCGTTCTCCTGTTTCAGGCCAACTCAGTCAGAAGCCCAATACACATGTCTTTGGCAGGAGCTGGCTCTTCTGAAAGCATCTGTTTTGGAAACACGTGCCAAGCTGATGCTTCGAGGAGGACAGTATGACACTGGAGATGACCTAATAAGGAAGGCCATATTCATCCTGACTTCCATTTGTGGCGAGCACCATCCTAACACGGTTTCTGCTCGAGAAACCCTCAGTAAACTCACAAGGCTTCTTACAAATGTTCAGCTTAGTTGA
- the LOC102720013 gene encoding rop guanine nucleotide exchange factor 9 isoform X2: MLPSSPGASSYRGQCGRSIEPPPGSWITETHKNHQLGINHFNPPFLFLLVALCVRSAGRNLGSSLCFCTRRSRPQKAASFTANGGGALLERRSSVQRSQSMVLEEDRGPPADGEQLTSSGGGGGGALKIGAVLDRDSTEAPKSRLAKDAGDHGGGGGGPSEMELMKEKFAKLLLGEDMSGSGKGVPSALAVSNAITNLAASVFGEQRKLEPMAPDRKGRWKKEVGWLLSVADHIVEFVAKKQVLDNGTEMEVMGTQQRRDLQANIPALRKIDTMLLDYLDNYKDRNEFWYVKRDSCSESDKEETQRSEEKWWIPIVKVPAGGLSPASRGWLQHQKELVNQLLKAAMAINANCLMEMAIPESYLEALPKNGRASLGDALYRIITDVEFDPDVFLSTVDLTSEHKILDLKDRIEASVIIWNRKVHNKDGKSAWGSAVSQEKREQFEERAQTLLLIIKHRYPGIPQSTLDIAKIQENRDVGFAILESYSRVLESLAFNVMSRIEDVLSADDLARERAKREAAASPAPVPAPALAPAMANDAAERHQQVGEADGPGKMAGSPNGRTLLDFMDDWNGDAERPSPTAPEAPAQEDGRLMKLPNIMTNLKQTYMDKLDLFGAHRSPPGRH; encoded by the exons ATGCTCCCCTCTTCCCCGGGCGCCTCTTCTTACCGGGGACAATGCGGACGATCGATCGAACCACCACCCGGTTCTTGGATTACCGAGACCCACAAGAATCATCAGCTCGGGATTAATCATTTCAATCCTCCCTTTTTGTTCCTTCTCGTGGCTCTCTGCGTGCGATCTGCAGGGCGCAATCTTGGCTCATCCCTTTGCTTCTGCACACGTCGCTCGAGGCCGCAGAAAGCTGCGTCCTTTACAG cgaacggcggcggggcACTCTTGGAGCGGCGGAGCTCGGTGCAGCGGTCGCAGAGCATGGTGCTGGAGGAGGACCGCGGCCCACCGGCCGACGGGGAGCAGCTCACGTcgagcggtggcggtggcggcggcgcgctcaAGATCGGCGCCGTGCTCGACCGGGACAGCACCGAGGCGCCCAAGTCGCGGCTCGCCAAGGACGCcggcgaccacggcggcggcggcggcggacctTCCG AGATGGAGCTGATGAAGGAGAAGTTCGCCAAGCTGCTGCTCGGGGAAGACATGTCGGGGTCCGGGAAGGGCGTGCCGTCGGCGCTGGCAGTGTCCAACGCCATCACCAACCTTGCAG CTTCTGTGTTCGGCGAGCAACGGAAGCTGGAGCCGATGGCGCCGGACAGGAAGGGGAGGTGGAAGAAAGAGGTCGGCTGGCTTCTGTCCGTCGCCGATCACATCGTCGAGTTCGTCGCGAAGAAACAAGTCTTGGACAACGGCACCGAGATGGAG GTGATGGGCACGCAGCAGCGGAGGGATCTCCAGGCGAACATACCGGCGCTGCGCAAAATCGACACGATGCTCCTG GATTACCTGGACAACTACAAGGATCGCAACGAGTTCTGGTACGTGAAGCGCGACTCGTGCTCCGAGAGCGACAAGGAGGAGACGCAGCGATCTGAGGAGAAATGGTGGATCCCGATCGTGAAGGTGCCCGCGGGGGGGCTCTCGCCGGCGTCCAGAGGTTGGCTCCAGCACCAGAAGGAGCTGGTGAACCAGTTGCTCAAGGCTGCCATGGCCATCAACGCCAACTGCCTCATGGAGATGGCCATCCCGGAAAGCTACCTCGAAGCCCTCCCCAAG AACGGGAGGGCGAGCCTCGGCGACGCGCTGTACCGGATCATAACGGACGTGGAGTTCGACCCGGACGTGTTCCTGTCGACGGTAGACCTGACGTCGGAGCACAAGATCCTGGACCTCAAGGACCGGATCGAGGCGTCGGTGATCATCTGGAACAGGAAGGTGCACAACAAGGACGGCAAGTCGGCGTGGGGGTCAGCCGTCAGCCAGGAGAAGAGGGAGCAGTTCGAGGAGCGGGCGCAGACGCTCCTGCTCATCATCAAGCACCGGTACCCCGGCATCCCCCAGTCCACCCTCGACATCGCCAAGATACAGGAGAACAGG GACGTCGGGTTCGCCATCCTGGAGAGCTACTCCAGGGTGCTGGAGAGCTTGGCCTTCAACGTCATGTCAAGGATCGAGGACGTCCTCAGCGCCGACGACCTAGCCAGGGAGAGGGCCAagagagaggcggcggcgtccccaGCACCGGTGCCGGCGCCAGCGCTGGCGCCTGCTATGGCTAACGACGCCGCGGAGCGCCACCAGCAGGTAGGCGAGGCGGATGGCCCCGGCAAAATGGCAGGTTCCCCCAACGGCAGGACGCTGCTCGACTTCATGGACGACTGGAACGGCGATGCCGAGAggccctcgccgacggcgcccGAGGCGCCCGCGCAGGAAGACGGGAGGCTGATGAAGCTGCCCAACATCATGACGAACCTGAAGCAGACGTACATGGATAAGCTGGACCTGTTCGGAGCGCATAGAAGCCCACCAGGTCGCCACTGA
- the LOC102702052 gene encoding dynein light chain LC6, flagellar outer arm, whose translation MLEGKATVEDTDMPVKMQLQAMSAAYKALDRFDALDFRSIAAHIKKEFDMIHGPGWQCVVGASFGCYFTHSKGSFIYFNLGALRFLVFKGAAS comes from the exons ATGTTGGAAGGGAAGGCGACGGTGGAGGACACCGACATGCCGGTGAAGATGCAGCTGCAGGCGATGTCGGCGGCGTACAAGGCCCTCGACCGCTTCGACGCCCTCGACTTTCGGAGCATCGCCGCCCACATCAAGAAG GAGTTCGACATGATCCACGGGCCAGGATGGCAGTGCGTGGTGGGCGCCAGCTTCGGCTGCTACTTCACCCACAGCAAGGGAAGCTTCATCTACTTCAACCTGGGGGCGCTCAGGTTCCTCGTCTTCAAAGGTGCAGCATCCTAG
- the LOC102701769 gene encoding nucleobase-ascorbate transporter 2-like, which translates to MAEVKPEEISHPPMEQLQGFEYCIDSNPPWGEAIILGFQHYILALGTAVMIPAVLVPMMGGSDGDRVRVVQTLLFVTGINTLLQSLFGTRLPTVIGGSYAFVVPIMAIIQDSSLAAIPDDHERFLQTMRAIQGALIVSSSIQIILGYSQLWGIFSRFFSPLGMAPVVALLGFGLFERGFPVVGRCVEVGLPMLILFVVLSQYLKNVQIRDIPILERFSLFICIALVWAYAQILTAGGAYKHSPEVTQINCRTDRANLISSAPWIKIPFPLQWGAPTFSAGQSFGMVSAVLVSLVESTASYKAAARLASATPPPAHILSRGIGWQGIGILLDGLFGTGTGSTVSVENVGLLGSTRIGSRRVIQISAGFMIFFSMLGKFGALFASIPFTIFAAVYCVLFGLVAAVGLSFLQFTNMNSMRNLFIVGVSIFLGLSVPEYFFRYSMAAQRGPAHTKAGWFNDYINTIFSSPPTVGLIVAVFLDNTLEVKNAGKDRGMPWWCTFRSFKGDARSEEFYSLPFNLNRFFPPS; encoded by the exons ATGGCTGAGGTGAAGCCGGAGGAGATCAGCCATCCGCCCATGGAGCAACTGCAGGGGTTCGAGTACTGCATCGACTCCAACCCTCCCTGGG GGGAAGCGATCATCCTGGGCTTCCAGCACTACATCCTGGCGCTGGGCACTGCGGTGATGATCCCGGCGGTGCTGGTGCCCATGATGGGCGGGAGCGAT GGGGACAGGGTAAGGGTGGTGCAGACGCTGCTCTTCGTCACCGGCATAAACACGCTGCTGCAGTCGCTGTTCGGGACGCGCCTGCCGACGGTGATCGGCGGCTCCTACGCGTTCGTGGTCCCGATAATGGCCATCATACAGGACTCCTCGCTCGCCGCCATACCCGACGACCACGAG AGGTTCCTCCAGACCATGAGGGCGATACAGGGGGCGCTCATTGTATCCTCCAGCATTCAGATCATCCTTGGCTACAGCCAGCTGTGGGGCATTTTCTCCAG ATTCTTCAGCCCGTTGGGGATGGCGCCAGTGGTTGCATTACTCGGGTTTGGCCTTTTCGAAAGAGGATTCCCTGTG GTTGGGAGATGCGTTGAGGTTGGCCTTCCAATGTTAATCCTGTTTGTCGTGCTTTCTCAG TATCTGAAGAATGTACAGATAAGAGATATTCCAATCCTGGAGAGGTTCTCCCTGTTCATTTGTATCGCATTGGTCTGGGCCTACGCTCAAATCCTCACTGCAGGTGGTGCGTATAAGCATAGCCCTGAGGTCACTCAGATTAACTGCCGCACTGACCGTGCCAATCTGATCTCTTCCGCACCATG GATTAAGATCCCTTTTCCACTACAATGGGGGGCACCAACCTTCAGTGCCGGTCAATCCTTTGGTATGGTATCTGCCGTTCTGGTCTCGCTAGTAGAG TCCACGGCTTCTTACAAAGCTGCGGCTCGGCTTGCAAGTGCAACTCCACCTCCAGCACATATCCTCAGTAGAGGCATTGGGTGGCAG GGCATTGGTATCCTTCTTGATGGGTTATTTGGAACGGGCACTGGCTCCACCGTGTCAGT GGAGAATGTCGGGTTATTAGGATCAACGAGGATTGGAAGCCGAAGAGTTATACAGATCTCTGCCGGCTTCATGATCTTTTTCTCCATGCTAG GAAAATTCGGAGCACTATTTGCTTCCATCCCATTCACGATCTTTGCTGCCGTGTACTGCGTCTTGTTTGGACTAGTTG CGGCAGTGGGGCTCTCCTTCTTGCAGTTCACTAACATGAACTCCATGCGCAACCTCTTTATCGTCGGTGTCTCCATCTTTCTTGGCCTATCTGTGCCCGAATACTTTTTCCGGTACAGCATGGCTGCTCAACGTGGTCCTGCCCATACAAAAGCTGGATGG TTCAACGACTACATCAACACCATCTTCTCGTCGCCTCCGACGGTTGGACTGATCGTGGCCGTCTTCCTGGACAACACGCTGGAGGTGAAAAACGCGGGCAAGGACCGGGGGATGCCATGGTGGTGTACGTTCCGGTCGTTCAAGGGGGACGCCAGGAGCGAGGAGTTCTACAGCTTGCCCTTCAACCTCAACCGCTTCTTCCCTCCGTCTTAA
- the LOC102702612 gene encoding aspartate aminotransferase, cytoplasmic, with amino-acid sequence MSSANVRGAQPSTDRRLSTLVRHLLPSSARTATTTTTSAAAADSPLEAFPTMASSSVFAGLTQAPEDPILGVTVAYNKDPSPVKVNLGVGAYRTEEGKPLVLNVVRHAEQMLINNPSRVKEYLPITGLAEFNKLSAKLIFGADSPAIQESRVATVQCLSGTGSLRVGGEFLARHYHERTIYIPQPTWGNHPKVFTLAGLTVRSYRYYDPATRGLDFQGLLEDLGSAPSGAIVLLHACAHNPTGVDPTLDQWEQIRQLMRSKALLPFFDSAYQGFASGSLDKDAQSVRMFVADGGELLMAQSYAKNMGLYGERVGALSIVCGSADVAVRVESQLKLVIRPMYSNPPIHGASIVATILKDSVMFNEWTVELKAMADRIISMRQQLFDALKTRETPGDWSHIIKQIGMFTFTGLNSDQVAFMRQEYHIYMTSDGRISMAGLSGRTIPHLADAIHAAVTKLK; translated from the exons ATGTCGTCTGCTAACGTGCGCGGCGCGCAGCCTAGCACCGACCGCAGGTTAAGTACGCTGGTGCGCCACCTACTGCCTTCCTCCGCACGAAcagcaaccaccaccaccacctccgcggccgccgccgactctcCCCTCGAAGCTTTCCCCACCATGGCGTCGTCGTCCGTCTTCGCTGGCCTCACGCAGGCGCCGGAGGATCCCATCCTCGGA GTGACGGTCGCGTACAACAAGGATCCCAGCCCGGTGAAGGTCAacctcggcgtcggcgcctaCCGGACAGAG GAAGGGAAGCCCCTGGTGCTGAATGTGGTCAGGCATGCCGAGCAGATGCTGATCAACAACCC GTCACGTGTTAAGGAGTACCTGCCAATAACTGGACTGGCCGAATTCAATAAGCTGAGTGCTAAGCTTATCTTTGGTGCTGACAG TCCTGCCATTCAAGAGAGTAGGGTGGCTACAGTGCAGTGCTTGTCAGGAACTGGTTCTTTAAGGGTGGGAGGTGAATTTCTTGCAAGGCATTATCATGAA CGCACAATCTACATTCCGCAGCCAACCTGGGGAAATCACCCCAAAGTGTTCACTTTAGCTGGCTTGACTGTCAGGAGTTACCGCTACTATGATCCTGCAACCCGTGGACTGGATTTCCAAG GGCTGTTAGAAGATCTCGGTTCAGCTCCTTCAGGTGCAATTGTACTGCTTCATGCTTGTGCCCACAACCCTACTGGAGTAGATCCAACGTTGGATCAGTGGGAACAGATCAGGCAATTGATGAGATCAAAAGCATTGCTGCCATTCTTTGACAGTGCTTATCAG GGATTTGCAAGTGGAAGTCTTGACAAAGATGCTCAATCAGTGCGCATGTTTGTTGCTGATGGTGGTGAATTGCTCATGGCCCAGAGCTACGCTAAGAACATGGGATTGTATGGAGAGCGTGTTGGTGCTTTAAGCATT GTTTGTGGAAGTGCTGATGTAGCTGTCAGGGTTGAAAGTCAACTCAAGCTTGTAATTAGGCCTATGTATTCAAACCCTCCTATTCATGGTGCATCTATCGTGGCTACCATACTTAAGGACAG TGTGATGTTCAATGAATGGACTGTGGAGTTGAAGGCGATGGCTGACAGGATTATTAGCATGAGGCAACAGCTTTTTGATGCCTTGAAAACGAGAG AAACACCTGGAGATTGGAGCCACATTATTAAGCAGATTGGAATGTTTACTTTCACTGGGCTCAATAGTGATCAAGTGGCCTTCATGAGGCAGGAGTACCACATTTACATGACATCTGATGG GAGGATCAGTATGGCTGGTTTGAGCGGCAGGACGATACCCCATCTTGCAGATGCCATCCATGCCGCAGTCACAAAACTGAAGTGA
- the LOC102720013 gene encoding rop guanine nucleotide exchange factor 9 isoform X1 — protein MLPSSPGASSYRGQCGRSIEPPPGSWITETHKNHQLGINHFNPPFLFLLVALCVRSAGRNLGSSLCFCTRRSRPQKAASFTAANGGGALLERRSSVQRSQSMVLEEDRGPPADGEQLTSSGGGGGGALKIGAVLDRDSTEAPKSRLAKDAGDHGGGGGGPSEMELMKEKFAKLLLGEDMSGSGKGVPSALAVSNAITNLAASVFGEQRKLEPMAPDRKGRWKKEVGWLLSVADHIVEFVAKKQVLDNGTEMEVMGTQQRRDLQANIPALRKIDTMLLDYLDNYKDRNEFWYVKRDSCSESDKEETQRSEEKWWIPIVKVPAGGLSPASRGWLQHQKELVNQLLKAAMAINANCLMEMAIPESYLEALPKNGRASLGDALYRIITDVEFDPDVFLSTVDLTSEHKILDLKDRIEASVIIWNRKVHNKDGKSAWGSAVSQEKREQFEERAQTLLLIIKHRYPGIPQSTLDIAKIQENRDVGFAILESYSRVLESLAFNVMSRIEDVLSADDLARERAKREAAASPAPVPAPALAPAMANDAAERHQQVGEADGPGKMAGSPNGRTLLDFMDDWNGDAERPSPTAPEAPAQEDGRLMKLPNIMTNLKQTYMDKLDLFGAHRSPPGRH, from the exons ATGCTCCCCTCTTCCCCGGGCGCCTCTTCTTACCGGGGACAATGCGGACGATCGATCGAACCACCACCCGGTTCTTGGATTACCGAGACCCACAAGAATCATCAGCTCGGGATTAATCATTTCAATCCTCCCTTTTTGTTCCTTCTCGTGGCTCTCTGCGTGCGATCTGCAGGGCGCAATCTTGGCTCATCCCTTTGCTTCTGCACACGTCGCTCGAGGCCGCAGAAAGCTGCGTCCTTTACAG CAgcgaacggcggcggggcACTCTTGGAGCGGCGGAGCTCGGTGCAGCGGTCGCAGAGCATGGTGCTGGAGGAGGACCGCGGCCCACCGGCCGACGGGGAGCAGCTCACGTcgagcggtggcggtggcggcggcgcgctcaAGATCGGCGCCGTGCTCGACCGGGACAGCACCGAGGCGCCCAAGTCGCGGCTCGCCAAGGACGCcggcgaccacggcggcggcggcggcggacctTCCG AGATGGAGCTGATGAAGGAGAAGTTCGCCAAGCTGCTGCTCGGGGAAGACATGTCGGGGTCCGGGAAGGGCGTGCCGTCGGCGCTGGCAGTGTCCAACGCCATCACCAACCTTGCAG CTTCTGTGTTCGGCGAGCAACGGAAGCTGGAGCCGATGGCGCCGGACAGGAAGGGGAGGTGGAAGAAAGAGGTCGGCTGGCTTCTGTCCGTCGCCGATCACATCGTCGAGTTCGTCGCGAAGAAACAAGTCTTGGACAACGGCACCGAGATGGAG GTGATGGGCACGCAGCAGCGGAGGGATCTCCAGGCGAACATACCGGCGCTGCGCAAAATCGACACGATGCTCCTG GATTACCTGGACAACTACAAGGATCGCAACGAGTTCTGGTACGTGAAGCGCGACTCGTGCTCCGAGAGCGACAAGGAGGAGACGCAGCGATCTGAGGAGAAATGGTGGATCCCGATCGTGAAGGTGCCCGCGGGGGGGCTCTCGCCGGCGTCCAGAGGTTGGCTCCAGCACCAGAAGGAGCTGGTGAACCAGTTGCTCAAGGCTGCCATGGCCATCAACGCCAACTGCCTCATGGAGATGGCCATCCCGGAAAGCTACCTCGAAGCCCTCCCCAAG AACGGGAGGGCGAGCCTCGGCGACGCGCTGTACCGGATCATAACGGACGTGGAGTTCGACCCGGACGTGTTCCTGTCGACGGTAGACCTGACGTCGGAGCACAAGATCCTGGACCTCAAGGACCGGATCGAGGCGTCGGTGATCATCTGGAACAGGAAGGTGCACAACAAGGACGGCAAGTCGGCGTGGGGGTCAGCCGTCAGCCAGGAGAAGAGGGAGCAGTTCGAGGAGCGGGCGCAGACGCTCCTGCTCATCATCAAGCACCGGTACCCCGGCATCCCCCAGTCCACCCTCGACATCGCCAAGATACAGGAGAACAGG GACGTCGGGTTCGCCATCCTGGAGAGCTACTCCAGGGTGCTGGAGAGCTTGGCCTTCAACGTCATGTCAAGGATCGAGGACGTCCTCAGCGCCGACGACCTAGCCAGGGAGAGGGCCAagagagaggcggcggcgtccccaGCACCGGTGCCGGCGCCAGCGCTGGCGCCTGCTATGGCTAACGACGCCGCGGAGCGCCACCAGCAGGTAGGCGAGGCGGATGGCCCCGGCAAAATGGCAGGTTCCCCCAACGGCAGGACGCTGCTCGACTTCATGGACGACTGGAACGGCGATGCCGAGAggccctcgccgacggcgcccGAGGCGCCCGCGCAGGAAGACGGGAGGCTGATGAAGCTGCCCAACATCATGACGAACCTGAAGCAGACGTACATGGATAAGCTGGACCTGTTCGGAGCGCATAGAAGCCCACCAGGTCGCCACTGA